DNA sequence from the Bacteroidales bacterium genome:
AATCTACCCTGATGAGGGCTTTCTTTCCATTGAAGTTATAGTCTTTTAACGTTTTCATTTTTATGTGGTTTTTAATGTTATGAATTTGAATGAACACTTATAAAGCCGTTTGCAAATATAGGTATTTGATTTTTTTGGCTGCAAACCAGTTATTAAGTCTTTGTATTTTATTATGTTTTGTTTCTACGAACTTGAAGCAAGTGGTTTTTATGTTTTTGAGCAAAACTTTAAAATCTTACCTTTGCCTGCTAAAATTATTATCTGATGGAAAATTACCCCTGGTCAGTAGGATCGAAATTGCCAAATATGGGCACTTCAATCTTTGCAGTAATGACCCAATTGGCTACTGACCATAAAGCCATTAACCTTTCGCAGGGCTTTCCTGATTTTCCTGTTTCTGAGAACCTGATATCATTGGTTCATAAGTACATGAAGAAGGGGTACAACCAATATGCCCCCATGCCCGGAGTACTTCAATTACGAAAAGCCATAGCCGAAAAAATCAAAAAAACCTTTGGGGCAGAGTACGACCCGATAACTGATATTACTGTTACGGCGGGCGCAACGCAGGCCATTTATGCAATTATCTCTGCTTTTGTGCGAACCGATGATGAAGTCATAATTTTTGAACCGGCTTACGATTCGTATGCACCATCGGTAAAAATAAATGGTGGTCTTGTGAAATATGCTACCTTGCAGCAACCCGATTTTAGTATTGACTGGCAACGATTCCCGGCATTGATTTCGAACCGGACGCGCATGATCATTATCAATTCACCGCATAACCCTACAGGTACTGTGTTGAGCCATAATGATATAAACCAACTGATCAGGATTACCCGCAATCGCGATATAATCATACTTAGCGATGAGGTATATGAGCATCTCATTTTCGACGGGCTGCAGCACGAAAGTGTCAGCAAATACCCCGAACTAGCTTCAAAAAGTCTGGTAGTTGGATCCTTTGGCAAAACCTTTCATGCAACCGGATGGAAAACAGGCTTTGTGGCAGCGCCTGCCAACCTCACTTCTGAATTACGAAAAGCGCATCAATTCATTGTTTTTGCTTCCAATACTCCTGTTCAGCATGCGATAGCAGAGTTTTTGGAAGATGAAGAAAATTACATTCACCTTCCGGGGTATTACCAGCAAAAAAGAGATTTATTCTTCAATCTTACAAAGGGATCAAGATTCAAACCGTTGCCATGTAACGGAACCTATTTTCAAACGCTTGATTATAGCAATATTTCTGACGAAGATGAGATGGAATTTGCTATTCGGCTCATCAAAGACCATAAAATTGCTTCGGTTCCGCTATCAGCGTTTTATTATAAAAACGATGATAATAAGCATTTGCGTTTCTGCTTTGCTAAAACCGAGGAAACACTTGAAAAAGCGGCTAAGATATTATGCAAGATTTAAAGGTAAGCATTGTACAATCCGATCTCGCGTGGCGTGACCCCGAACGCAATCTGCAACATTTCGATGCACTGAT
Encoded proteins:
- a CDS encoding methionine aminotransferase encodes the protein MENYPWSVGSKLPNMGTSIFAVMTQLATDHKAINLSQGFPDFPVSENLISLVHKYMKKGYNQYAPMPGVLQLRKAIAEKIKKTFGAEYDPITDITVTAGATQAIYAIISAFVRTDDEVIIFEPAYDSYAPSVKINGGLVKYATLQQPDFSIDWQRFPALISNRTRMIIINSPHNPTGTVLSHNDINQLIRITRNRDIIILSDEVYEHLIFDGLQHESVSKYPELASKSLVVGSFGKTFHATGWKTGFVAAPANLTSELRKAHQFIVFASNTPVQHAIAEFLEDEENYIHLPGYYQQKRDLFFNLTKGSRFKPLPCNGTYFQTLDYSNISDEDEMEFAIRLIKDHKIASVPLSAFYYKNDDNKHLRFCFAKTEETLEKAAKILCKI